The following are encoded in a window of Shewanella psychrotolerans genomic DNA:
- a CDS encoding PepSY domain-containing protein, whose translation MARWLISLVLLSSIPSVVCANPAVLELLSDSQNLTPQMLIAQAEKDYPGVISEFDIDVENGELIYEISIIDTKQDTVTEFEFWAKDGRLIRQKVEALEADDRDELKATKLVLEMGLTFSQLIKHAMGDSTAHILEAQLDHDLGISYLELKLINENGKRKLAFDIEQQRPLPLLKWD comes from the coding sequence ATGGCTCGTTGGTTAATCAGTTTGGTGTTGCTGTCGAGTATTCCAAGCGTGGTCTGCGCCAATCCTGCGGTGCTAGAGTTGCTATCAGACAGCCAAAATCTGACCCCACAGATGTTGATTGCTCAAGCAGAGAAAGACTATCCAGGTGTGATTTCTGAGTTCGATATCGATGTGGAAAATGGGGAGCTGATATATGAGATCAGTATCATAGATACCAAGCAAGATACCGTAACCGAGTTTGAGTTCTGGGCTAAAGATGGCCGTTTAATCCGTCAAAAAGTAGAAGCGCTTGAAGCCGATGACCGCGATGAACTTAAGGCGACCAAACTCGTGCTAGAGATGGGGCTGACATTCTCTCAATTAATTAAGCATGCGATGGGAGACAGTACGGCTCATATTCTCGAGGCTCAACTCGATCATGATCTCGGCATTAGCTATCTCGAATTAAAGCTGATTAATGAAAATGGTAAGCGTAAACTTGCCTTCGACATCGAACAGCAACGACCTTTACCTCTGCTTAAGTGGGACTAA
- a CDS encoding response regulator transcription factor codes for MKILLVEDDKTTIDYVVKGFIEQGHNIETASDGHQGLLLATSMQYDLIILDRMLPQLDGLKVLAAIRATGNQTPVLILSALSHVDERVKGLRAGGDDYMTKPFAFSELLVRAEKLMQRGNSQPAHTELTVGNLVMELLTRKVTLEGSEIMLQPKEFQLLKYLMEHPNQVISRTLLFEAVWDYHFDPRTNVIDVHIAKLRRKFEELGYGELIETVRGAGYRLRKGH; via the coding sequence ATGAAAATATTGCTAGTAGAAGATGATAAAACCACGATTGACTATGTGGTAAAAGGATTTATAGAGCAGGGACACAATATCGAAACTGCTAGTGATGGTCATCAAGGGCTGCTGCTAGCCACAAGCATGCAATATGACCTGATTATTTTGGATAGAATGTTACCGCAACTCGATGGCCTCAAGGTATTGGCCGCTATTCGGGCAACAGGCAATCAGACTCCTGTGCTGATCTTATCTGCACTCAGTCATGTAGACGAACGCGTCAAGGGGCTTCGCGCTGGTGGTGATGACTACATGACTAAGCCATTTGCTTTTTCAGAGTTGTTAGTTCGTGCCGAAAAATTGATGCAGCGGGGTAATTCACAACCCGCCCATACCGAGTTAACCGTTGGTAATTTGGTGATGGAGTTATTAACGCGAAAAGTCACCTTGGAAGGCAGTGAAATTATGTTGCAACCGAAAGAGTTTCAGTTGCTTAAGTATTTGATGGAACATCCGAATCAGGTGATCAGCCGAACCTTACTTTTCGAAGCCGTCTGGGACTACCACTTCGATCCACGCACCAATGTTATCGATGTTCATATCGCCAAGTTGCGTCGTAAGTTCGAAGAGCTAGGCTATGGTGAACTGATCGAAACTGTTCGAGGGGCAGGTTATCGCCTCCGTAAAGGGCATTAA
- a CDS encoding NirD/YgiW/YdeI family stress tolerance protein, with translation MPKKLTGTLILSCVLTLPAFAADNEPRAQKPINRAADTLKVKDDMPVELTGHLIKSLGDEKYLFRDNSGDVEVEIDNALWRDIEVNSNTSVTLRGDINDEWQGIEIEIDEMERLGDKG, from the coding sequence ATGCCCAAAAAACTAACTGGAACCTTGATCCTATCTTGTGTATTAACCCTGCCTGCCTTTGCCGCTGACAATGAACCTAGGGCACAAAAGCCCATCAATCGCGCAGCCGATACCTTGAAAGTTAAAGACGATATGCCCGTTGAGTTGACTGGCCATCTAATTAAGAGTTTGGGAGACGAGAAGTATCTATTTCGAGACAATAGTGGCGACGTCGAAGTTGAGATAGATAATGCCCTTTGGCGTGATATTGAGGTTAACAGTAATACCTCTGTCACCTTAAGGGGAGACATAAACGATGAATGGCAAGGCATCGAGATTGAAATAGATGAAATGGAACGGCTTGGCGATAAAGGCTAG
- the modA gene encoding molybdate ABC transporter substrate-binding protein, which produces MLIGSFSSFAADVPSIAAAANIKFALDKIATNFTQDTGKQVRISYGSSGNFVAQIRHGAPFELFLSADDKYIYQLHKLGVTTTEGELYAIGRLALAAPKSSSLSLDPQLNGLKSLLEKGELNRFAIANPDHAPYGERAREFLQKIGLWQQVHPYLIYGENVSQAAQFALSGSTEGGIVALSLAMAPQFQAAGHYVTLPSELHSPMYQRMVLTEKAGDTAKLFYDYLQQQRSRAVFSEFGFGLPNQTLAEQ; this is translated from the coding sequence ATGTTGATCGGTTCGTTCTCTAGTTTTGCAGCCGATGTTCCTTCGATTGCCGCTGCGGCGAATATCAAATTTGCATTAGATAAAATAGCGACCAATTTCACCCAAGATACAGGCAAGCAGGTGCGTATCTCTTATGGCTCATCGGGTAATTTCGTTGCCCAAATTCGTCATGGCGCACCATTCGAACTGTTTCTGTCTGCCGATGATAAGTATATTTATCAGTTACATAAATTGGGCGTAACGACTACCGAGGGTGAACTCTATGCTATTGGCCGTTTAGCGTTGGCCGCGCCGAAATCTTCCTCGTTATCATTAGACCCTCAACTTAATGGTTTGAAATCCTTATTGGAGAAGGGCGAGTTAAATCGCTTTGCTATCGCCAATCCTGATCACGCACCCTATGGCGAACGTGCTCGGGAGTTCTTACAGAAGATTGGCTTATGGCAGCAAGTTCATCCTTATCTCATCTATGGCGAGAACGTATCGCAAGCGGCGCAGTTTGCCCTTAGTGGTTCAACCGAAGGGGGAATTGTGGCCTTATCTTTAGCAATGGCACCACAGTTTCAAGCGGCAGGTCATTATGTGACGCTGCCAAGCGAGTTACATTCACCTATGTATCAACGCATGGTGCTAACCGAGAAGGCGGGCGATACCGCAAAGCTGTTTTATGATTATCTTCAACAACAGCGGTCTCGTGCGGTATTTAGTGAGTTTGGCTTTGGATTACCAAACCAAACGCTGGCCGAGCAATAG
- the moaC gene encoding cyclic pyranopterin monophosphate synthase MoaC: protein MSNEFTHINADGNAHMVDVTEKAVTEREARAEAFIEMAPSTLEMIMSGSHHKGDVFATARIAGIQAAKKTSDLIPLCHPLMLTKVEVDLEAQPAHNRVRITSLCKLSGKTGVEMEALTAASVAALTIYDMCKAVQKDMVISQTRLLEKRGGKSGHFKA, encoded by the coding sequence ATGAGTAATGAATTCACCCATATTAATGCCGATGGCAACGCCCATATGGTCGATGTCACCGAGAAAGCCGTTACAGAGCGAGAGGCCCGCGCTGAAGCTTTTATTGAAATGGCGCCATCGACGCTAGAGATGATCATGAGTGGCAGCCATCATAAGGGTGACGTTTTTGCCACCGCCCGTATTGCAGGTATTCAAGCCGCCAAAAAAACCTCAGATCTTATCCCTCTGTGTCACCCTCTGATGTTGACCAAAGTCGAGGTCGATCTTGAGGCTCAACCAGCACATAACCGCGTTCGAATTACCAGCCTATGTAAATTATCGGGAAAAACTGGCGTTGAGATGGAAGCGCTAACCGCTGCATCTGTTGCGGCGTTGACGATTTACGATATGTGTAAAGCGGTACAGAAAGATATGGTGATTTCGCAGACTCGTTTACTTGAAAAACGTGGTGGGAAATCGGGCCACTTCAAAGCATAA
- the moaE gene encoding molybdopterin synthase catalytic subunit MoaE has translation MSAFLDRVLVQTQDFSVPDEYARIADDNSDGAVVTFIGKVRDFNDGSAVTDLTLEHYPGMTEAVLNQIAVEARERWPLNKVTIIHRVGTMALGEQIVFIGVTSAHRKAAFAACEFLIDFLKTKAPFWKLEAGDQGKNWVEAKDADEQAAKMWQK, from the coding sequence ATGAGTGCTTTTTTAGACAGAGTGCTAGTTCAAACTCAAGATTTTAGTGTGCCAGATGAGTATGCCAGGATTGCCGATGATAACAGTGATGGTGCCGTGGTGACCTTTATTGGTAAAGTGCGTGACTTTAATGACGGCAGTGCGGTCACCGACTTAACGCTCGAACACTACCCCGGTATGACTGAAGCTGTGCTGAATCAAATTGCTGTGGAAGCTCGAGAGCGTTGGCCGCTCAACAAGGTGACAATTATTCATCGTGTCGGCACCATGGCCTTGGGTGAGCAGATAGTCTTTATCGGTGTCACCAGTGCCCATCGTAAGGCGGCGTTTGCTGCCTGTGAGTTCTTAATCGACTTTTTAAAGACCAAGGCACCTTTTTGGAAGCTTGAGGCGGGTGATCAAGGTAAAAATTGGGTTGAAGCCAAAGATGCCGATGAGCAAGCCGCTAAAATGTGGCAGAAATAG
- the moaB gene encoding molybdenum cofactor biosynthesis protein B — protein sequence MGHCTNSKFKALNIAVLTLSDTRDLSRDTSGQFLVDALVDAGHTLIDRKLIKDDKYQIRSVLSQWIATDDVQVVITTGGTGFTERDNTPEAVRPLFDREIEGFGELFRHVTYTELGTSTVQSRALGGFANKTAIFCLPGSTGACRTGWNNIIKEQLDATHRPCNFVMHVKKVAIDE from the coding sequence ATGGGTCATTGTACTAATTCAAAATTTAAAGCCTTAAATATCGCTGTACTTACACTATCTGACACGCGTGATCTCAGTCGAGATACATCTGGGCAGTTTCTAGTCGATGCCTTGGTGGACGCAGGGCATACTCTGATCGACCGAAAACTGATTAAAGATGACAAATACCAGATCCGTTCAGTGCTGTCGCAATGGATCGCCACCGATGATGTACAGGTGGTAATCACCACTGGTGGAACCGGCTTTACCGAGCGCGACAATACACCCGAAGCCGTAAGACCGCTGTTTGATCGGGAAATAGAAGGCTTTGGCGAACTGTTTCGTCATGTCACTTATACCGAGCTGGGTACCTCAACGGTTCAATCTCGAGCGCTGGGTGGGTTTGCAAATAAAACCGCGATTTTTTGTTTGCCAGGCTCAACTGGCGCTTGTCGCACAGGTTGGAATAACATCATTAAAGAACAACTCGATGCAACACATAGACCTTGCAACTTTGTGATGCACGTAAAAAAGGTAGCAATTGATGAGTAA
- a CDS encoding ABC transporter ATP-binding protein: MSQDVADLYCKVNQTREIMLDAEFTCRAGEVLAVVGPSGGGKSTLLRMIAGLSKPESGEIRYGERQWFSSQHAQYLTPQQRHLGYVPQHFGLFPNMSALDNVVAALDHIPKSARVRRAKEWLERVNLDGLPDRLPANLSGGQRQRVALARALAREPSVLLLDEPFSAVDRETRERLYLELARLKEQLSIPVIMVTHDLNEALLLADRMILISQGIMLQQGTPREVLTRPRNEAVAKQMGLRNMFDAHVVVQEQERQITWLKFGEHLIASTYFESLEVGTKVRWVIPNQGIRFNSITKGRLCRSFNKLVITVESVLAMGEIMRIVGSIKGVKHHLNAEVPLHLAQKLALAPGVETEVALKSELIHILEPQ, translated from the coding sequence ATGTCTCAAGACGTCGCTGATCTCTACTGCAAGGTGAATCAGACCCGGGAGATCATGCTCGATGCAGAGTTTACTTGCCGTGCTGGTGAGGTGCTAGCCGTGGTGGGACCCTCTGGTGGGGGGAAATCGACTCTGCTAAGGATGATAGCAGGGCTGAGTAAACCTGAATCGGGTGAGATCCGTTATGGCGAACGCCAGTGGTTTAGTAGCCAGCATGCCCAATATCTCACGCCCCAGCAGCGTCATTTGGGTTATGTTCCGCAGCATTTCGGCCTGTTTCCTAATATGAGTGCGCTAGATAATGTCGTCGCGGCGCTTGACCATATACCTAAATCAGCTCGGGTTCGACGAGCTAAAGAGTGGCTCGAGCGAGTCAATTTAGACGGCTTACCCGACAGGTTACCCGCTAACTTGTCGGGTGGGCAGCGGCAAAGGGTCGCACTTGCTAGAGCCTTAGCCAGAGAGCCGTCAGTCTTGCTACTCGATGAGCCTTTTTCTGCGGTTGATCGTGAAACTCGAGAGCGTTTATATCTTGAGCTGGCGAGACTAAAAGAGCAGTTATCTATTCCTGTCATCATGGTGACCCATGATCTCAATGAAGCGTTATTGTTAGCCGATAGAATGATCCTCATTAGCCAAGGGATTATGCTGCAACAGGGGACGCCTAGAGAGGTGCTTACTCGACCGCGCAATGAAGCTGTTGCCAAGCAGATGGGGCTGCGTAATATGTTTGATGCCCATGTTGTAGTGCAAGAGCAGGAGCGGCAGATCACTTGGTTAAAGTTTGGTGAGCATCTAATCGCAAGTACCTATTTTGAAAGCTTAGAAGTGGGGACCAAGGTGCGATGGGTGATCCCCAATCAAGGTATTCGGTTTAATTCCATCACTAAAGGTAGGCTATGTCGCAGCTTTAATAAGCTAGTGATCACCGTTGAATCCGTTCTCGCGATGGGAGAAATCATGCGGATCGTCGGTAGCATTAAGGGGGTAAAGCATCATCTTAATGCCGAAGTCCCACTGCATTTGGCGCAAAAACTCGCTTTGGCTCCCGGCGTCGAGACCGAAGTGGCCTTGAAATCGGAGTTAATTCACATTTTGGAACCGCAATAA
- the moaD gene encoding molybdopterin synthase sulfur carrier subunit, protein MINVLFFAQVRELLGENALKVEASDSTKTAEDLRAQLAAKNDKWGKVLASDKLLVAVNQTISSWDTPVEDGDEVAFFPPVTGG, encoded by the coding sequence ATGATAAATGTACTTTTTTTTGCTCAAGTCAGAGAGCTTCTTGGCGAAAACGCACTAAAGGTTGAAGCGTCAGATTCAACTAAAACTGCGGAAGATTTACGTGCTCAGTTAGCGGCAAAAAATGATAAATGGGGCAAGGTATTAGCGTCTGATAAGTTATTGGTTGCCGTTAACCAGACCATTAGCAGCTGGGATACCCCAGTTGAAGACGGTGATGAAGTTGCATTCTTTCCTCCTGTGACTGGAGGTTAA
- the modB gene encoding molybdate ABC transporter permease subunit, with the protein MDWQALGLSVKLSAVTVLILIPFAIWVGRFLAYRQFRGKSWIEALIMVPLVLPPTVIGYYLLVGLGSQSWLGQLLEQLLGQQLVFHFSGLVVASVLVNIPFAIQPIQRAFEAVPEEVRDAAACCGMSPIKALTKIELPLVWPGVLTALVLCFSHVLGEFGVVLMMGGNIAGETKTIAISIYDSVQAFDFASAGQMSLVLLLFAITALALTTSLSRRLGGLNVSRRR; encoded by the coding sequence ATGGATTGGCAAGCGCTAGGGTTATCGGTCAAGCTGAGTGCGGTGACGGTATTGATTTTGATTCCCTTTGCTATCTGGGTGGGGCGTTTCCTCGCATATCGTCAGTTTCGTGGCAAATCTTGGATAGAAGCCTTGATCATGGTGCCTTTGGTATTGCCGCCAACGGTCATCGGTTACTACTTGCTGGTGGGGCTGGGGAGCCAGTCTTGGTTAGGGCAGCTGCTTGAGCAGCTTTTAGGCCAACAGTTAGTCTTTCATTTTTCTGGTTTAGTGGTGGCTTCCGTATTGGTTAATATTCCCTTCGCTATTCAGCCGATCCAACGCGCTTTCGAAGCGGTGCCCGAAGAGGTCCGCGATGCTGCAGCTTGCTGTGGTATGAGCCCAATTAAAGCCCTGACAAAAATAGAGCTGCCTCTGGTGTGGCCTGGGGTGCTTACCGCTTTAGTATTGTGTTTCTCTCATGTGTTAGGCGAGTTTGGTGTTGTGTTAATGATGGGCGGAAATATCGCCGGAGAAACCAAGACAATAGCGATTTCGATATACGATAGTGTGCAGGCGTTTGATTTTGCCAGTGCGGGGCAGATGTCGTTAGTGTTACTCCTGTTTGCGATAACCGCTTTAGCATTAACCACCAGTTTATCTCGTCGTTTAGGGGGCCTAAATGTCTCAAGACGTCGCTGA